In Acidobacteriota bacterium, a single genomic region encodes these proteins:
- a CDS encoding HEAT repeat domain-containing protein, translated as MRVIGAVGQSKHVDVARPLLAHEDPVVRAQTAIVLGNIGDASDGLALAHAVGDESPWVAIHAAAALRRLGQDATLRILKDAPETNSEAAFEALAEAVSQ; from the coding sequence TTGCGGGTGATCGGAGCGGTTGGGCAGTCAAAACACGTAGACGTCGCACGCCCTCTTCTGGCACACGAAGACCCTGTTGTCCGGGCACAGACGGCGATCGTTCTTGGAAACATCGGGGACGCGTCCGATGGTCTCGCGCTTGCCCACGCGGTCGGCGACGAGTCGCCGTGGGTTGCGATTCACGCGGCCGCAGCGCTACGGCGGTTGGGGCAGGACGCCACGCTGCGGATCCTTAAGGACGCGCCAGAAACCAACTCAGAGGCCGCCTTTGAGGCCTTGGCAGAGGCTGTGTCGCAGTGA
- a CDS encoding glycosyltransferase family 2 protein, with protein sequence MMGVLDVINVVALGYFAALNLTYLALTIASFPQTRRYVARLKTLHVNELVGAAGSLPISLLVPAFNEESTIVEATRCLLTLRYPEYEIIVISDGSTDGTIAAMTEAFELRPAHRLPTSVIPTAVVSGVLRSRMHPHLWLIDKENGGKADALNVGLNHSRYPLFAALDADTLLEPDALVRIARPFLEDRRTVAAGAMIRIANGCKIEAGEVEEVALPHRLLPELQIVEYLRAFFVGRVGWNAVGATLIVSGAFGVFRRSIVAAAGGFSTDTVGEDMELIVRLHRYCRDNDIPYRISFIPDPVAWTEAPETLRTLGRQRSRWQRGLAQALTRHIRMLGNPRYGSPGVLAFPYYFFLELLGPVIEVIGYAAFATSVALGVASPRFVIAFLLLSVFFGSALSVAAVALEEMSFRRYRKGRDLAVLLGLALVETLGYRHLNTFWRLQGLWAFLRGDRDWGTMERRGFGGDGQDSATGRESTGAVSR encoded by the coding sequence GTGATGGGTGTCCTCGATGTGATCAATGTTGTGGCTCTCGGGTACTTCGCCGCTCTCAACTTGACCTATCTCGCTTTGACGATTGCGTCGTTCCCGCAGACCCGCCGGTACGTCGCTCGGCTAAAGACCTTGCATGTGAACGAACTCGTCGGTGCCGCCGGCAGCCTCCCGATTTCCCTTCTTGTGCCCGCGTTCAATGAAGAATCGACCATTGTCGAGGCGACCCGGTGTCTGCTGACGCTCCGCTACCCGGAGTACGAGATCATCGTGATCAGCGATGGCTCCACCGATGGCACGATCGCCGCTATGACCGAAGCATTCGAGTTGCGGCCCGCGCATCGGCTACCGACGAGCGTGATCCCAACAGCCGTGGTCTCCGGCGTGCTCCGCAGCCGGATGCACCCCCATCTGTGGTTGATCGACAAGGAAAACGGGGGTAAAGCTGATGCCTTGAACGTAGGTCTCAATCACTCCAGGTATCCGTTGTTCGCTGCTTTGGACGCGGATACCCTGCTCGAACCTGATGCGTTGGTTCGGATCGCGCGCCCGTTCCTCGAAGATCGACGGACAGTTGCCGCCGGGGCGATGATCCGCATCGCCAACGGTTGCAAGATCGAAGCCGGCGAGGTCGAGGAAGTCGCGCTGCCGCACAGATTGCTTCCCGAACTTCAAATCGTTGAGTATCTGCGGGCGTTCTTTGTCGGTCGTGTCGGATGGAATGCCGTGGGGGCAACTCTGATTGTCTCGGGGGCGTTTGGTGTCTTCCGGCGATCGATCGTCGCCGCAGCCGGGGGGTTCTCGACCGACACCGTGGGCGAAGATATGGAGCTGATTGTCAGGCTTCATCGCTACTGCCGAGACAATGACATCCCGTACCGAATCTCATTCATCCCGGACCCGGTTGCATGGACCGAGGCACCTGAGACACTGCGGACGCTCGGCCGTCAACGAAGCCGCTGGCAGCGTGGCCTTGCGCAGGCGCTAACCCGGCACATACGGATGTTGGGCAACCCGCGTTACGGTTCTCCCGGCGTTCTAGCATTTCCGTATTACTTCTTCTTAGAGCTGCTTGGCCCCGTCATCGAGGTAATCGGGTACGCAGCCTTCGCAACGTCGGTGGCGCTCGGGGTGGCTTCACCCCGGTTTGTGATCGCCTTCCTGCTTTTGAGTGTGTTTTTCGGGTCGGCGCTGTCTGTAGCCGCCGTCGCTCTTGAGGAGATGTCATTCCGGCGGTACCGCAAGGGTCGCGACCTGGCCGTGCTGTTGGGATTGGCCCTCGTCGAGACCCTTGGGTATCGACATCTCAACACGTTTTGGCGTCTCCAGGGTCTTTGGGCGTTTCTGCGTGGCGACCGCGACTGGGGCACGATGGAGCGCCGCGGCTTCGGTGGTGACGGACAGGACTCGGCTACCGGACGCGAGTCGACCGGTGCGGTCAGCCGGTGA
- a CDS encoding M20/M25/M40 family metallo-hydrolase, with protein sequence MNHPVRTVAVTVTLLLTSCSTQQDASVSTPQSSIVSTSPPSTTTAAPTTTTSVPAEVLDRDDDATLRRMLADLEVLLANGPREAGGEAERAAATFIQGKLETLGVHQRTESVPLPGKALSMNIWSSFGDGPATVLVGAHYDSVHLSPGADDNGSGTVGLLELARRLNEMPIEALTITIVFFGAEEVTLGHPRDDHHFGSRLRAATMAEQGNLPDWMISLDMVGEPFPVMAVTLTGTDDAAAEVILEAGEEVSIDVRKIDRGENSDHEPFAKLGVPSVFVWRPGDLDYHTDGDSHIDGETLLENLRLIAATLEILAGRG encoded by the coding sequence ATGAACCACCCTGTGCGCACCGTCGCGGTCACTGTCACGCTGCTGCTCACATCGTGCTCAACACAACAGGACGCGTCCGTGTCGACACCGCAAAGCTCGATCGTCTCGACGTCTCCGCCTAGCACGACGACCGCTGCACCGACCACCACCACGTCGGTACCCGCTGAAGTCCTAGACCGAGATGACGACGCGACCCTGCGGCGAATGTTGGCGGACCTCGAAGTGCTCCTCGCTAACGGACCACGCGAAGCCGGCGGAGAGGCAGAAAGGGCAGCTGCGACATTCATCCAGGGAAAGCTTGAGACCCTTGGGGTCCACCAGAGAACTGAGTCCGTCCCGCTACCAGGCAAGGCGCTGAGCATGAACATCTGGTCGTCCTTCGGCGACGGGCCTGCAACCGTCCTCGTAGGCGCGCATTACGACAGTGTGCACTTGAGCCCAGGCGCCGACGACAACGGTAGCGGAACCGTCGGGCTTCTTGAGTTGGCTCGCCGCCTCAACGAAATGCCAATCGAGGCACTCACCATCACGATCGTATTCTTCGGCGCCGAGGAAGTCACGCTTGGCCACCCCCGCGACGATCACCACTTCGGATCGCGGCTGCGGGCAGCCACGATGGCTGAGCAAGGGAATCTTCCGGACTGGATGATCTCGCTCGACATGGTCGGCGAGCCATTCCCCGTCATGGCGGTGACCCTCACAGGAACAGACGACGCCGCGGCTGAAGTCATCCTCGAAGCGGGCGAGGAGGTCAGCATCGACGTGCGCAAGATTGACCGAGGCGAAAACTCGGACCACGAGCCATTCGCCAAACTCGGCGTGCCGTCGGTGTTCGTCTGGAGACCCGGCGACCTCGATTATCACACCGATGGCGACAGCCATATCGACGGCGAAACACTACTCGAAAACCTCCGCCTCATAGCGGCGACCCTTGAGATCCTCGCCGGACGAGGATAA
- a CDS encoding ABC transporter permease — translation MNVVGFPVVLASLSLVIIALGLARWLRLGIERELFVAAVRAAIQLSAVGVLFAAIFGSSRASLWAWTWVAFMVVNATRVVLRRAEHAIDHLAWAAGLAIAGSAAISISVTFGFGVLDYNPVALVVIAGITIGNAVPASVLAAKQSISLCRDHVGDLDAVLGLGFDRRQAVRFMAPRAARAAMVPQIERTKVVGLIALPGAMTGLLLAGVDPVDAVAVQLLVMYLVLGTVAVCVVTVVTTVTSAAVTEDLRAAEWTRMANK, via the coding sequence ATGAACGTAGTCGGGTTTCCCGTAGTTCTGGCATCACTGTCCCTGGTGATCATCGCCCTTGGGCTGGCCCGGTGGTTGCGGCTCGGCATCGAACGAGAACTGTTCGTCGCCGCGGTCCGGGCGGCGATCCAGCTCTCTGCTGTGGGCGTGCTCTTCGCTGCGATCTTTGGTTCGAGTCGCGCCAGCTTGTGGGCGTGGACGTGGGTTGCGTTCATGGTCGTCAACGCGACCCGCGTCGTGCTGCGGCGCGCCGAGCACGCTATCGACCACTTGGCATGGGCTGCGGGGCTCGCAATCGCGGGTTCAGCGGCAATCAGTATCTCAGTCACATTCGGGTTCGGCGTCCTTGACTACAACCCGGTGGCTTTGGTTGTGATTGCCGGCATCACAATCGGGAATGCGGTCCCGGCGTCAGTGCTCGCCGCAAAACAGTCCATCAGCCTATGTCGTGATCACGTCGGTGATCTCGACGCCGTGCTGGGTTTGGGCTTCGACAGGCGTCAAGCAGTTCGCTTCATGGCGCCGCGGGCTGCCAGAGCCGCGATGGTTCCTCAGATAGAACGCACTAAGGTCGTCGGCCTCATTGCGTTGCCGGGCGCGATGACCGGACTCTTGCTCGCCGGCGTCGACCCGGTCGATGCCGTCGCGGTCCAGCTCCTCGTGATGTATCTGGTGCTCGGCACCGTTGCCGTCTGTGTCGTGACGGTTGTCACAACGGTAACGAGCGCCGCCGTCACCGAGGACCTAAGGGCGGCGGAATGGACCAGAATGGCGAACAAATAG
- a CDS encoding NAD(P)H-dependent oxidoreductase encodes MDHVSHDPKTKQDTARILVMPASTRELSLNQALGRLLTQRILAAGTQAMLIDLVDFPMPMYNGDDEQRDGVPDTASQLVDLVKTADVLILVSPEYNGSFPALFKNTYDWMSRVDRRCLVGVTVMLASAVSGERGGRRGLDMLRTFMANVHATVPEVMLAAGSLSVDKDRNIVGVDEDAVTTFVHHAVAASRTHRAT; translated from the coding sequence ATGGACCACGTATCGCACGACCCGAAAACGAAACAAGATACCGCACGCATCCTGGTTATGCCCGCAAGCACTCGAGAGCTGTCGCTGAATCAGGCTCTCGGCCGCCTCCTCACGCAACGCATTCTCGCCGCCGGGACTCAGGCGATGTTGATCGACCTCGTCGATTTCCCAATGCCGATGTACAACGGCGATGATGAGCAGCGCGACGGTGTCCCCGATACGGCAAGCCAGCTCGTCGATCTCGTCAAGACCGCAGACGTTCTCATCCTGGTTTCGCCTGAATACAACGGTTCGTTTCCGGCGCTGTTCAAAAACACCTATGACTGGATGAGCCGTGTGGATCGACGTTGCCTCGTCGGGGTCACGGTGATGCTGGCTTCGGCGGTATCAGGAGAGCGTGGTGGCCGCCGCGGGCTCGACATGTTGAGGACGTTCATGGCAAACGTGCACGCCACCGTCCCTGAGGTCATGCTGGCTGCCGGTTCACTGTCAGTGGACAAGGACAGAAACATCGTCGGTGTCGACGAAGACGCCGTGACGACGTTCGTTCACCATGCCGTTGCGGCCAGCCGCACACACCGAGCGACATAG
- a CDS encoding antitoxin produces MTMLSFRVDDEEAVNAQQCAERLGIDRSQLLRDALHRHLVRLRDESDIAAWMAAPLTSDELAFSEVADWGPSEDWSDWAHAAR; encoded by the coding sequence ATGACGATGCTCAGCTTTCGAGTGGACGATGAAGAGGCGGTGAACGCCCAGCAATGCGCAGAGCGGCTCGGCATTGACCGATCGCAACTGTTACGCGACGCGCTGCACCGCCATCTTGTGCGGCTTCGGGACGAAAGCGATATTGCGGCCTGGATGGCAGCACCCCTGACGTCGGATGAATTGGCGTTTAGTGAGGTCGCCGACTGGGGGCCCTCGGAGGACTGGTCGGACTGGGCGCATGCAGCGCGGTGA
- a CDS encoding type II toxin-antitoxin system PemK/MazF family toxin, translated as MQRGEIWFADTPGGDRPVLVLTRDPAADRIGGVVVVALTRTRRGLVSELELSPDLDGVPTECVANFDNMHTLPRGAFRRLVTQLSPQRRADACQVMVDATGC; from the coding sequence ATGCAGCGCGGTGAAATCTGGTTCGCTGACACGCCAGGAGGCGACCGGCCGGTGCTCGTATTGACGAGGGATCCGGCCGCGGATCGTATCGGGGGAGTTGTCGTAGTCGCGTTAACCCGTACGAGACGTGGCCTCGTATCGGAGTTGGAGTTGTCGCCAGACCTCGACGGCGTTCCAACCGAATGTGTGGCTAATTTCGACAACATGCACACACTGCCGCGGGGCGCCTTTCGGCGACTCGTTACACAACTCTCTCCGCAGCGTCGCGCAGATGCATGTCAAGTGATGGTTGACGCCACTGGCTGCTAA
- a CDS encoding prolyl oligopeptidase family serine peptidase — MLVLVVASRGGDRRRTEPAETAQQADSSQPVVTTAQPDRPDASRVGATGEITIDVDGLQRVFTVVRPPSVGANAPLVVLLHGGTRDMRAVLKGAGSGDWVALAEEKGFVVVAPNGVNPTTGDTTGNRQQWNDLRSPFSVGDSEADDVEFINRVIDWVIEHHDVDPDRVFVTGLSNGGMMAQRLLIETPETFAAGASFIANLPDRDDLVGPDSPVPLLLANGTEDPLMPWDGGKIADRDRGTVKSVAETREWWIKTNRATPDGLGIVQIKNTNRRDGCTLTTERFNAGPGGAALEILTMEGGGHSMPSTNYTFAGELLLEPIVGPLCRDAGGVRLAWDFFVSS; from the coding sequence ATGCTTGTATTGGTGGTCGCAAGCCGTGGAGGTGACCGACGTCGCACCGAACCGGCCGAGACCGCTCAGCAGGCCGATTCGTCGCAGCCGGTCGTCACAACCGCGCAGCCCGACCGTCCCGATGCATCCCGGGTCGGTGCGACCGGAGAAATCACTATTGATGTCGACGGCCTCCAACGGGTGTTCACCGTCGTGCGGCCTCCGAGCGTCGGTGCCAACGCACCGCTAGTGGTACTGCTCCACGGCGGGACCAGAGATATGCGGGCGGTCCTAAAAGGAGCCGGAAGTGGCGACTGGGTGGCGCTGGCTGAGGAGAAGGGATTCGTCGTGGTGGCACCGAACGGGGTGAACCCAACAACAGGCGACACCACGGGCAACCGTCAGCAGTGGAATGACCTTCGCTCACCGTTTAGCGTTGGTGACTCAGAGGCCGACGACGTCGAGTTCATCAACCGCGTGATCGATTGGGTGATCGAACACCACGATGTCGACCCGGATCGAGTGTTCGTGACGGGCCTGTCGAACGGCGGGATGATGGCCCAACGGCTGCTGATCGAAACACCCGAAACGTTCGCAGCCGGAGCCTCCTTCATTGCGAACCTTCCCGATCGGGACGACTTGGTGGGTCCTGACTCGCCCGTACCGCTTCTCCTCGCAAATGGCACCGAGGACCCACTTATGCCCTGGGACGGTGGCAAGATCGCTGATCGCGACCGCGGGACTGTGAAGTCGGTTGCTGAAACCCGAGAGTGGTGGATCAAGACGAACCGTGCCACACCGGACGGTCTCGGAATCGTCCAGATCAAGAACACCAACCGCCGCGACGGCTGCACGCTCACGACCGAACGGTTCAATGCGGGGCCGGGCGGTGCCGCGCTGGAGATCTTGACCATGGAAGGTGGCGGCCACTCGATGCCGTCGACGAACTACACCTTCGCCGGCGAGCTACTCCTCGAACCCATCGTGGGACCGCTATGCCGAGACGCTGGTGGTGTCAGGCTTGCGTGGGACTTCTTCGTGTCGTCGTAG
- a CDS encoding S-layer homology domain-containing protein has product MINISIQKKHAYLFAAFIVAAALLLPAGAWAAHSFSDVPDSNIFHDDIEWLADTGVTLGCGDGKFCPGDSVTREQMAAFMRRLSTNQVVDAKEVYGGTAWMWAQTTSPTLDAPITADATYAYNSEGAAITYTRTAVGRYVVTFPGWGTIGHSQVSTYASAGVNCQNSGWGGGTVRVACYDSTGSLADGRFTVLLMGN; this is encoded by the coding sequence ATGATCAACATATCCATCCAGAAAAAGCACGCATACTTGTTTGCAGCGTTTATCGTTGCAGCAGCGTTGCTATTGCCGGCGGGGGCGTGGGCGGCACACTCATTCAGCGATGTTCCGGACAGCAACATATTTCACGACGACATTGAATGGCTGGCTGACACAGGCGTGACGCTGGGTTGTGGAGACGGAAAATTCTGCCCCGGTGACTCGGTCACGCGAGAACAGATGGCGGCGTTCATGCGCAGATTGTCAACCAATCAGGTTGTTGACGCCAAGGAAGTCTATGGCGGAACAGCATGGATGTGGGCACAAACCACGTCTCCGACTCTTGATGCGCCTATCACGGCGGACGCCACTTACGCGTACAATTCCGAAGGAGCTGCAATAACCTACACCCGGACCGCAGTCGGCAGGTACGTCGTGACCTTCCCCGGCTGGGGAACCATCGGTCACTCGCAAGTGTCGACGTACGCGTCAGCTGGTGTCAACTGCCAAAACAGCGGCTGGGGCGGGGGCACCGTCAGGGTGGCTTGCTACGACTCGACGGGAAGTCTCGCTGACGGAAGGTTCACCGTGTTGCTGATGGGCAACTAA